The proteins below are encoded in one region of Roseofilum capinflatum BLCC-M114:
- a CDS encoding PAM68 family protein, whose translation MSPEPDQKGGSASKERLPFEPKTSRKKNSPTPSSSSAKEPKSSKGSKKRTPIRKEDRVIPDAVSKRMIRRMALLSGIPTALGVLTFAASYWILTQTEFDLPHIAVVLVSMGFFGLGVLGLSYGVLSASWDENRVGTLLGWQDFTQNLGRTIAAWRSVKQD comes from the coding sequence ATGTCCCCTGAACCAGATCAAAAGGGTGGATCGGCTTCTAAGGAACGGTTACCTTTCGAGCCAAAAACCAGTCGAAAAAAAAATAGCCCTACCCCTTCATCCTCCTCTGCAAAGGAGCCGAAGTCCTCTAAAGGGTCGAAGAAGCGAACCCCCATTCGTAAAGAAGACCGGGTGATTCCTGATGCAGTGAGTAAGCGGATGATTAGGCGTATGGCTTTGTTGTCTGGTATACCGACTGCCCTAGGTGTGTTAACGTTTGCGGCCAGTTATTGGATTTTGACCCAAACGGAGTTCGATTTACCCCATATTGCTGTGGTGTTGGTGAGTATGGGTTTTTTTGGACTGGGTGTCCTCGGTTTAAGTTATGGGGTACTCTCGGCCTCCTGGGATGAAAATCGGGTAGGGACGTTGCTCGGTTGGCAAGACTTTACCCAAAATTTAGGTAGAACGATCGCCGCGTGGCGATCGGTCAAACAAGATTAA